Within Saccharomonospora cyanea NA-134, the genomic segment GCCGAGTTGTGCGGCACCTACCACGCGATGATGAACTTCGAGATCCGCGCGCTGTCGCCCGACAAGTTCGATCGATACCTGGAACTGCGCACGCAGCTCAACCCGCAGACGGGGCAGCCGAACACCGCGTCGCAGGCGCTGTCCATCATGCAGGGCGAAGGATGCGACGAGCAGCTGTGCAGCCCGGTCGCGACGACCACGAGCCCGTTCACGACCGACCGCGCCGCGCGCACGGCGTCGGGCTGAGCCGGCCATCGAGAAGTGACCCAGCGATCGAGTAAGAAGGACACACGCTCATGAAGGTCGAAGCTCGGGTTTTCGACATCGTCGCGATCTTCGGTTTCGTCGTCGCGATCGTCTACGGGGTGATGACCGCCCAGATGACCGACGACGGCATCGAGCCGATCGGTACGGTGGCGCTGCTGCTCTCGGGTGGGTTGGCGCTGTTGGTGGGCAGCTACTTCCGGTTCGTCGCCCGGCGCATCGAGCCGCGTCCCGAGGACCACGAGGACGCCGAGATCAGCGACGGTGCCGGTGAGCTGGGTTTCTTCAGCCCGGGTAGCTACTGGCCGGTCGGTGTCGCGGCGGCGGCCGCGCTGACGGGTGTGGCGCTGGCGTTCTGGCAGCCGTGGCTGATCATCCTCAGCATCGTGGTGGTGCTCATCACCGTCGGCGGCCTGGTGTTCGAGTACCACACCGGACCCAGCCACCACTGACCGTAGCGATCGTCACGATCCTCGAAGTGGGGTCCCGGTTCGCCGGGACCCCACTTTCGTGCGCGGGCTACTGCTCGCGGGTGTGTGACGCCGCCAGCCACCAGCCGAACACCGGCCGCGGACTCTCCGATGGTGCCCAGCCGTTGACGGTGGAGAGTGGGTGCAGGTAACGCTCGCGTCGCGGGTCGAGCCCAGCGTCGATCGCGGGAGCGACCCGGTCGTGGACGACCGTGACAGGTCCGGTCGCGGCGGCATGCCGTCGTGCCGCCTGCGTTCGGCTGCGTGATGGTCGGTGAGCCTGCGCATGAGGGAGCGGAACCCGTCGGCCTGTGCCAGCTCCGCCAGCT encodes:
- a CDS encoding cytochrome c oxidase subunit 4, giving the protein MKVEARVFDIVAIFGFVVAIVYGVMTAQMTDDGIEPIGTVALLLSGGLALLVGSYFRFVARRIEPRPEDHEDAEISDGAGELGFFSPGSYWPVGVAAAAALTGVALAFWQPWLIILSIVVVLITVGGLVFEYHTGPSHH